Proteins encoded within one genomic window of Gallus gallus isolate bGalGal1 chromosome 1, bGalGal1.mat.broiler.GRCg7b, whole genome shotgun sequence:
- the CXorf21 gene encoding TLR adapter interacting with SLC15A4 on the lysosome has product MLSEGYLYRIAYLCEDSELCTNQAVEEVVYEMRSINCSSRDEAQVKSLLQRCRSAGKCISAVHSRGSKHSRRQKDNLQQSVQNPLPEGQTSPTMDVCEGLVRKDTYLVPSSCKSICKNYNDLHIAGDCVVPISSVATDFTCDSGIGPFLESSEIPPPMESVRVPPSETGRKQAQGFSSCWRVASLVPHQQPLSDSALNDYLEQKLMELYKQYIMDSTVNRASPTQILASELIMTNVDQISTQISRERKMETTKAKDIVISRFLQIASEQIFSEISTPSLHISQYSNTNA; this is encoded by the coding sequence ATGCTGTCAGAAGGTTACCTTTACAGAATCGCCTACCTCTGTGAGGACTCTGAGCTCTGCACCAACCAAGCAGTGGAGGAAGTGGTGTATGAAATGAGGTCCATTAATTGttcctccagggatgaagcacaAGTAAAAAGCCTCCTTCAGAGATGCAGATCTGCTGGcaaatgcatttctgctgttcacTCTAGGGGtagcaaacacagcagaaggcagaaagaCAATCTCCAACAGTCCGTGCAGAACCCACTGCCTGAAGGGCAGACATCTCCAACTATGGATGTCTGTGAAGGGCTGGTAAGAAAAGACACCTATCTGGTTCCATCCTCCTGCAAAAGCATTTGCAAGAACTACAATGATTTGCACATAGCTGGGGACTGCGTGGTGCCTATTAGCTCAGTGGCAACTGATTTTACCTGTGACAGTGGCATAGGCCCCTTCCTGGAGTCCTCAGAGATTCCTCCACCTATGGAGTCCGTGCGGGTCCCCCCCAGCGAGACGGGCCGCAAGCAAGCCCAAGGCTTCTCATCATGCTGGCGTGTGGCGAGCTTGGTGCCTCACCAGCAGCCCCTCTCCGACTCGGCCCTCAACGACTACCTGGAGCAgaagctgatggagctgtacaAGCAGTACATCATGGACAGCACAGTCAACAGGGCATCCCCCACTCAGATCCTGGCCTCAGAGCTCATCATGACTAATGTAGACCAAATCAGCACGCAGATATCACGAGAGAGGAAAATGGAGACCACCAAAGCCAAGGACATTGTCATCAGCCGCTTCTTGCAAATAGCCAGTGAACAAATATTCTCAGAAATTAGCACGCCCAGTCTGCATATTTCTCAGTATAGCAACACTAATGCATAG